The sequence TGACCTATCACCTATAATAGTGATTTTCAAACTCACTCACACGGTTTAGTGTCTCACTCGCACGGATGGACATTTCACTCGTACGGGTGAGTGCCTCAAATGCACGGTTGAGCAAGAACAACATCAGACCTGCAATTCGAGCTTTTTACAACCAACCcaaagtttgatttagtgttttaaaaccttatcattggaaagtagacctcaagacgattccaacgatagtttatttgccaaaaacggagttacggtttacaACCTTTTCAATTTTAGCAAAAGCTGGCcactgctcaaccgcgtggttgagccctcaaaagtgtgctcaaccgcgtggttgagctgtcACTCGTGTGGGTGCTGAAAAACACCATCAGCTCGCTGTTTTTGAGTTTTTGACACCTAAAACTTGATTTATGCTTGTTTTGATCAATCCAAAGGCTCAAGAATAAcacataatacatatataatctatttctagcctcaatcaagcataacaaacacatttAAAACAAGAATCAATCATCAAAAAGGTCACTTTGATAAACCCACTTAGAACCCattttaatttttcaaaatcaaagaAGCTTACCTTGTTTCGATTCTGAAATCACAAAGAAGTGAATGCACACAATCACTAGCTTGGATTTGCACTTCTTAATTTTAAGGATTTGAAGAGTTAAGAGTGTTTAGGGTTTTAGACTTACCAAAAATGGTAAGTTAAAGAAACGTACAGGTATATATATCTAAATTGGGTTTCTTCAGTGTGAGGAAACCCTACTCcgtataacacacgggtatttaccagtcatctgaaacccaaaatctttaataaTTTATTCATTCTAAGTCTaattcacaaaaggaaatatgttctgtgactattgtcacaaaacgcacattatcccatacacaataattataaaatacataattattaaaattactatactAACCCACAAGGTAAATAGGCCATTACTACTAGGCCCAAAGCGAGGTTATTACAAATCTTTTCCTTGAACTTAACTTTAGGATTGTTTAACTTGCCTTCAACCTTAACAAACATAACCAAAATATACCCGACACACAACTAAGACATGAggacggggttattatcgctgcccTTGGATCGATTTCAAGGTTTCCTCTCGGGCAACGATGGGGGCGAAGTTATTATcgttgcatcggcatagtcgaaacgggagatgatcgcaacgggtgatttagtccccctcgggtgatcccaatcgctgtttaaaatatatatatatatatatatatatatatatatatatatatatatatatatgaaaccatAAACCCACAAACGGGCCGGACTATAGTAAACAATATAATATATACAGTAATATATAAGTATTACAAACTCTAGAATTGTAAAAAATCCTAATTCAAGCCCGATTTGGGCCTAATAACATCTAatcttaatttatatttatattctcaTAAACTTCACACATTATAAGTTGGTGGCATCCTGAAGTACGGGGAATTTTGTGACCTTTTTAATCGTTTTCTTGTATTTTTGATAAGTTGATGGATGGTGTGTTTCATTTAATACCTTGATCAAACGGATGTTTTTTTTTCGTGAAAAGCCTCTAATTTTGAACGCCCGTTAGCACATatcaatacttttttttttttttttttgggtaaggaGGAAACTctcatatgaacgagcacattggctcccccatagaaggcaaaacctcgggtaatcaagccccagagcgcgagacctggtaccgggtgaattgcgcattatgcgcaccctctagtcacactccctttttgaacaatttggcatagctagGAATTGAATTCGGGTGGTGTTCTTCATTGGACAACTCgatggccactcaggcaagcctgaatggttaAATACATTACTTAAATACATTACTTTTTGTACAAATATATTCTGTGCTGAAATAAGTGGGATACATGTTCTTTTAAATTCCTTTATTCTCACTCACTTTCACTTTAGTAGCAATAGTCCAAATACCATTCCCATACCACTCTCTTTGTGTCTTTCTTTTTCTTGGGTTAAGTTGCTGACACAATCCCTAGACCCAGTTGAATATGGAAATCATGTGTGTGTGAGTTACTGTATATTTAATCATAAAACATAACTATCACACTTCAACAATTTTGGTGTTTTTTTGGTTATTCTACACCAACATCTTACTTTTTTCATAAATTTCATATAAACACAATATTCAACCACCTTGTTTGATTCTTCCCATTTGAAATTCAATGAATAATCTTGATATTGTTTTTTGTTGTTTGGCTTTCTTGTTTACTTCATGCCCTTCTTTTGCAAATTCTTTGCTATCCCCTAAAGGTGTCAACTTTGAAGGTACTTTCAAGTTTCAAGCAATATTTTTTGTAGATTTGTTACATTTGATGGTAAGGAAAGTACTtataaaattatatgtttatatGGTTTGTAAATTTGCAGTTCAAGCTTTGATGAACATAAAGAATGGCTTTAAGGATCCACATAGTGTATTAAATTGGGATGGAGATGCTGTTGATCCATGTAGTTGGACCATGATCACTTGTTCCCCAGATAAACTTGTTTTTGGCTTGTAAGCACCCAAAATTTCATAGTATCTTTTATATGACAGCCCTTAAGACTGTTCTTAAGGCGCATAAAACTATCGTATGTAGCAATTACACAATTAATTTAAAGTGGCCGTTATGAATTGTACAAGAGTTTATGCACCTTAATGACAACTCTTAGAGCCGGTTTGTAAGCAATATAGTTTTGACTAGTTTGGAAAAGGATTTGTTGTCTAATTAGAATGTTGAAATTCTTTTTAATTTGGATTGTAGGGGAAGTCCAAGCCAAAATCTTTCAGGTTACCTTTCGCCAAGCATCGTTAACTTGACAAATCTCCAAACAGTGTAAGTAGTACAGCATAATGTAGTAAAATATAGCGATTCGATTTACAAGTTTACATGCTAATGGTACAAGTGTATGATGCAGGCTACTACAGAATAACCAAATCTTAGGGCCAATCCCAATTGAGCTTGGGAGGTTACCTAAGCTTCAAACTCTTGATCTTTCTAATAACATGTTCACTGGTGAAATTCCATCTTCTCTAGCCAATATCAAGTCCTTACAATACTTGTAAGCATGGTGCAATTACTGATTTACCCTCTGTTTTCACAATTATAATGATCGTATTTAAAAAGTGACGATTTcctttaattttcataattttTGGATTTTGAATTGAAACAGGCGGCTAAATAACAACAGTCTCACTGGACCAGTTCCTCAGGCTTTAGCAAACATGACCCAACTCACATTCTTGTAGGTTACCTTTAATCAATCAATTACTTTATTTTCCTAAATTTAAATTTTTGACTAGCTTTTTCTTTTGAGACAAATTGACTGAAATGACATTGTTGCTTTAGTATtaccatattattattaattaattttatttatttttatattttttgcaGGGACTTGTCCTTTAATAATTTAAGTGGTCCTGTTCCAAAGTTTATGGCTAAAACATTTAAGTAAGTTACTTGCCCTCGTACAAATTATAAGGTAGAATTTTTCTATTTGAACTAAAAGGACAAGATATATGATTACAGTTCCAACACCAACTATTTTGTTTCTGTAGTACTCCGTACTTGTTATGAAGTTCAATCTGCTTAATAACAAACTTCATATAAAAGTACTTCAAGAAACAGACCAATATAATATCTCAGAAATTGTATATGTTTGACCTCAAAAGTCAAACCTATATTTACTAATAGTATGACTTTAAACAGTATAATGGGAAATCCAATAATATGTGCCACTGGGATGGAACAAGATTGCAAAGGAACTACACCAACGCAAATGTCACTCCCCCTCACAACTCAACAAAGTAAGGACATATATACACCTTTCTATATATTGTACAATTATATTGATACATGTTGGCAAACAACGATCATTTATCTTGTTTGTACCTTTTAGATCTTCGCATATGTTTATTTCTATTATTGTTTTTTCACCCAAAAAAACAGTCATTTATCTAAAAATATTGGTGATCCTTTTTCATGATTAGAGTCACAACCATCGGTCACGACAAAAACCAACAAAATGGCTTTAGCGATGGGGACAACCCTTGGATGCTTCTGCTTGCTGTTTTTCGGGTTTGGTTTTGTTTTTTGGTGGAGGAGACGATACAATCAGCAAGTTTTCTTCGATATCAATGGTTTGTACTAAAATTCCCATATGTTTTATTTTCCTCATAGTAAATTTGATCATATAATAGTAATAAACTTTTTATTTTCGTGTTTAGAACAATATCGAGAGGAAGTGTGTATGGGGAACTTAAGAAGATTCCAGTTTCGAGAGCTTCAAACTGCAACGAAAAACTTTACGAGCAAGAACATACTTGGAAAAGGTGGTTTTGGGATTGTATACAAAGGTTTACTCTCAGATGGAACTGTTGTAGCCGTTAAGCGACTAAAAGATGGGAATGCGGTTGGTGGTGAGATCCAATTCCAAACCGAAGTCGAGATGATTAGCCTAGCGGTTCACAGGAACCTCCTTAGACTCTACGGTTTTTGTATGACGTCGTCTGAACGGCTCCTAGTTTATCCCTATATGTCCAACGGGAGCGTTGCTTCTCGTCTCAAAGGTCAGTTTATTTATCTAATTTATTTTGGAAGAAAATTTAACATCTATCTACAACACACAAGGATGCAAAAATAGCCACTCGGTCAGTCAGGACTTTAGTACTCGGAAACTTGAGGAGTACTTCgatattgaccaagtttgactttgcccGATTTTGACCAATTTTCAGAGTAATCCCGAAGTTTGGCCGAATTTTGACTGATTTTCTGtgtaatcccgagttttgaccgAGTACTCGAGTAGCAAAAAGTGAGTGCTCGCCGAGTACTGTCGAGTTCTGCAACACTGACCACACAGACTATATGtacattgtgtgtgtgtgtgtattatagATACATGACCCATTAGCCAACCTGACCGGCCCACAATAATCGTCACCTCTAATCACTATAAATTTCTTGGTGTTAGCCAAACCGGCTCTAGATTGGACAACAAGGAAGAGAATTGCATTGGGAGCGGCACGGGGTCTATTGTATTTGCACGAACAATGTGACCCGAAAATAATCCATAGAGACGTCAAGGCTGCAAACATATTACTGGACGATTACTGTGAGGCTGTGGTGGGTGATTTCGGCTTGGCTAAGCTTTTAGACCACCATGATTCACACGTAACAACCGCTGTTCGAGGAACCGTTGGCCATATAGCTCCCGAGTATCTTTCAACGGGTCAATCGTCTGAGAAAACAGACGTTTTTGGGTTCGGGATTCTTCTATTAGAACTAATAACGGGTCAGAGAGCTTTAGAGTTCGGAAAATCAGCTAACCAGAAAGGTGCGATGCTCGATTGGGTTAAGAAGATTCATCACGAGAGTAAGCTCGATATGCTGGTCGATAAGGACTTGAAAAGTAACTATGATCGAATCGAGCTTGAGGAGATGGTTCAAGTCGCGTTGCTGTGTACGCAGTATCTACCTAGCCAGCGGCCCAAAATGTCTGAAGTGGCTCGGATGCTTGAAGGTGATGGGCTAGCCGAAAAATGGGAAGTGTCTCAACGAGCTGAGTCGAACCGAGAACGTGCGAACGAGTTCTTATCTTCTGAACGATATTCGGATCTTACCGATGACTCTTCATTGCTTGCACAGGCAATGGAGCTATCAGGACCTCGTTGATAAGTTATGAAGATGATCAATAAATCGGATGATAAGGGGTATATTTGTCATTGTACATAAACCGAATCACAATTCGGAAAGTGCCTGTTTGATTATATTATAATGTGGTTTGTGTCTTGAATGTTGATCTTGTAAGACTGAATGCTGTACAGATTTTCGTGTTCATTAAAATAACACAATAAACCGTATCGACGGTTATttatcaaggttgcaaaaatcgctattCGGTAAATATACAAGATATTCATAAACATAGACAAAAACGTTAACAAATTTGTCTGAAAACATAAACATAATCTTCATTTATTCAAAAAAATCCATAATTCGAATTTACTTCATATTAAAAATGTAGGCCAATATTGACTTAGACCGATTTTGACCGATTAAATTCAGATTTAGCCAACTAAATCTGATTTCGACCCACTGACAGACTTTGCCCGATTAATTACTCGAATTCTGAAAAATCGGCTCGGTCAGTTCCTAAAAAGGATTAATTAGGGAGTTTCACAACAATGTTATTTATATGAAATTCATGCAGTAAACATCAAAAGTTAAAATTCATAAGAATGTGAGAATTTTACACCTGTTCTGGAACAAATAAAATTTTAGCTTCTGCAGATGCTCGTTTAAACTTCAATAACTCGATCAACAAGTTAATACTTCCGTCGGTCACGTACACGCTAGGAGTAATGCTCATAATCTCAAGAACCGGAGAATTTCCAAGCAAGAACTCTATAAATCCCATTTCGTGTGGGACCCCTGACATATCTGTCATCTTTACGATCTTAAGTCGCTCAAATGTGCAGTCACGAGGGCATTCGTTTTCCCaaaaatccagatcagaagcttctGTTGCAGATGATGAATTCGATGAACCCTAGACAAAAAATTACAACATTAAAAATTAGAAATAAGAAATCCATGTTATAATAAGATAATACTCCTAGGTTTGAGTGGTTCACAATTTTAGTTATTTATAAAACTGCCAGATAGAATGACCATAAAGGACATTAGACATTTGATTATAAGGGTGTTAAGTTGAAAAATAtacattaaaaattaaaaaaaaacgctGAAAGAATATGATACTCGGAGGTTTGAGTGGTTAACAATTCTAGTTATTTAAAAAACTAACAGATAAAATGACCATAAAGGACGCTAGACGTTTCATTATAAGGGAGTCGGAGTCGAAAAATATCTAGTCACTTTAGGGGTGAATAAGTAATTTTAATTTTCTGTTGAAAAAATCATCTTTAGCGCAGTTGGTAGTTGATATTGCACTCATTCTTCAAAAGTGGTTATTTGGCCCAAAATAATTGCATAGCCAAAAGTAGAGTCTATTATGCAAACTTTAAAAACCTGCTATAATTATTTATCCAGTTCCAAATTTATAACAGAAAATGTTGGCATGAATTTATAACAGAACTCATAAACTTTTACACTTAGAAAGAGAACAACTTTGACCCCAAAAGTCAAAGTGTACCACCATACACTATCATTCGCATATAAAGCCTACAAATGATTAATTAAACTCACCGAGATTTGAAGTTCTTGAAGATTAGGGGCATTTAAAATCAAACGAAGAACCACCATTATTTCTTTCATGTCTTCAAAGCTTACTTGATAAAGTTCAATAACCTTCAACTGTCGATACGTTATCTGTGTTTTCGTTAAGGTATTACCTATACTCATATACTGTAAAAACGAATAGTTACTGAATCCgttaacaaagtcaacaaacaaaaGTGAAAAATAACAAAAGCTTTTTACCTTTGTAAAGTAAATATGCCCGATAAGTCTTTGAAGGGATGGTACAGcgccaagaaacttatcaaaattgcAACTCGAACTTTGGCCGAAATGTTCAGCGATATCATCAGTCATGTACATAGCAACCGATAAAGCAACTAACATAGGAGTATTCTCGAGACAAATATCTTTAAATTCGCCTTCAAGAATTAAATACTTAAGATTTGGGGCACGAATAGTAAGCTCTAAACTATCAAAATACGACAAAGTCAAACTTTCAAGAAGTGGGCAGCTCGAGATAAGATTTTCAATAGCATCAGGAGCTATTATAACTTGTTGAAGATTAAGATGTTTTAAATACAAAAACCCTTTAAACGATAAAGGTGGGTCCAACTCACATCGAACGAGCTCCAAACGAACGAGTTTTTTACATAAGTAAAGACACGAAGGTGCTCTAAACCATTCGCCTTCACCTAATTCAAGAACCAATTCTTTAACATCTTTTCGTGATAAAAACAACAGCCATTGATCTACATCGGGGGAGCTTTGCAAATAAGCAGTAGATAAGGTGAATCTATGTATAGGACCATCATGAAGTAAAAGGAACCGAGTGACAAATTTAGCGAGATTGGTCTCCGCAAGTGATCTATCGTGTGTGCCCAACACACATTTATCGTCGAATTCAAGTTGTGTAAGTGTAGCCCATTTATACCTCCATTTACTAGATAATATGCTTGTTCTTACGACGTCTAGTAATGGTAACCTTGTGAGTATGATTTCGATAATACTTTGAGGGAGATCGCTTATATAGTCTTCCCCTAAGGGAAGTTCTGTATGCATTTTGTCCCTTGTACCCTACAAAATAATTAATTACATAACCAATAATTCATTTCATATCCTCCAAATTCAAACTAAAAGGAAAGGTGCACAACACATTTCTTCAAAAATTCAAGATTAATATAAATTTCTTATATAGAGAATGTTCATAATATGGTTTTGATCCCAAACCTCAAACACCCTCATCATTTGacctaaaaagtcaaactttaaCTCCCTGATGTAAGGAATATTTGATATTTGTAAGGTAACACATTAGGGTTTATACCGAAGGTATCAAGAACAATCAACAATGCACAGATTTTCAAGTGAAATGATAATACAAATATATTGTCAAAACAACACAAATACATTATTATAATACTATCTCAAGGGAACCCAATTCTATTTTTTTGCATCAATAGCAACAATTTTCAACCTTTAGAAGAACCCAGATAAGGATAAACAGAAATGATCAAACCCATTTGGAGAAAGGGGGTATCATAACAGAAAAAATTACGAGTATAAGGTAATTAGGTTTTTGGTGGTTGTAAAAAAAGAAACTTTTTGCTGTTATTGAAGAAATTAGATGTGAAAGGATGGGAATTCATACCTAATAAGATAAAGACTGATGATCCTCCACGGTTTCTGATATGAGAGGGTAGTGAAGGAAATGAAGGAAGAAAGCATCAAAAGATGCCAAATTCTACCGCTTTCACAATTTTTttcactttatttttgttttttgttttaattaaaatgaaatttaattaaataatttttttattattattttattttatttttattttaaatggcAAAAATTAATAGGGAAATtcctcaaaatacacttttttaaaaagttTTATTCTAAAATACACTTTTAgaaaaaaaattgtctatttacaccattaAGTCGACCCGTAGGGTCGACTACCTCTATACCCGGTCGACCACACCAAATTTCAATGTGGTCGACCACCGTTTATAACTGGCAAGGTCGATTTCTGTTGGCTATCGGTCGACCACTGTATTCGACCTCAAAAAACACGGGCGACCTTAATGATGGTCGAGTATACAAAAAGACACTGAAATAGCGAGTTGGGATAACAAAATTCAAATTTCAACTCTAACAAAAATTCGCTCCACGAGCCCTAGTTACGAACCCTGATTCATCAACCCTCATTCATTGCAGATTCAATCAAGAGATCACTTCAATAGTTTGTAGATAAACCCTAATTCCATCGTCAGTGTATCTATTTCGTCCCTAGATTCAATCAAGAGTTCCCTTCAAAGATGACAGATATTGAGGTAAAACCTATTTCGTTGTTGTATGTATATGTTAGTTtatctgtatgtgtatatatgtgtatatatgtatatctatgtatgggTCCCTGTATTTATATCTATGTGTGTATGGATGTATTTGTATGTGTGACATgtcagtatatgtatatgtatatgtatatgtatatgtatatgtatatgtatatgtatatgtatatgtatatgtatatgtatatgtatatgtatatgtatatgtatatgtatatgtaactataGATATACAATTATTCCATTGTTTTTGCTAAagtgtatatatctgtatatggtTATGGGGATGCCTTAGGTCAGAAGATCACTTGCATACTCGACCATTCAAAGGGTCGACTGCCAAAAACATACACTATAGTCGACCCCATTTTGGGTCGCCTATAGTTGAATAAAACTGTAGTCGACCAGAAAGAAGGTCGACTATAGTGTATTTGCTTTTCAATTGTATGTacctgtatgtatgtgtatgtatattaacatttatgtataatgacattatcattgtcTGATTACAGGTTTGGTTCGAGGCCAAGGTCACCATTCGAAGCAAGATGTCTCTTATAAGGGAGATTAAGAACAAACTCACTCCGGCTCAGACAAAGATTTTCAGAGAGACGTGTTTCGGTCATTGGTTAGATATAAAGTGTGATGACAATGATCCGGGATACATACATTTCTTATTAATGAATCAGACTGACCGTCCGGAAAAGTTTGTAATCAACGGACGCGAAATATGTGAGGAGCCAGAAGAGCTATGGTTTCGAGTTACCCGAGACCATGTCATTAGGTGTGGTAGACGTGAGTTTTGCTTGGTTACCGGGATGCGTTTTGGTCCAGTTACATCTTTTATAGATTGGATAGGTCAAGAGAGGTCGGATTTTGACCACTCGGTTTCATCTCGTGTTTTTATTAAACGACATAGTGGTCAACGTCATCTTTTGGAGTTTCACGACGTCTTTTTTAAAGATGAGTTGAAAGGAACTGACAAGGATAAGGTCATAGTCGCCATTGCGTTGATAATTAACTTATGCTTCCTTGGGAAGCAGTTGCGGGATAGCGTAAACGATGACATGCTTCTTTTATTAGAGGACTTTGAGTTGATGAACAAGTATCCGTGGGGTTCTTTCTTATGGACCAAACTTTACAATAGTTTGCATCACGTGTTAGTACCTTATAAAGAGAGGGTAGCAGATAAAACCCGGAAGGGGGTAATGACATACCATTTGAGCGGCTTCACTTGGGCATTTAAGGTAGTAATCCGTACTTATAAATTTTAAGCAATTAACATGTTTCATATTTAACCAAATTTGGTTTTTGTTTGTAGATGTGGATATGGGAGGCATATAAACACCGAATAGAAGCATATGCTTTCAAGCCGGAAAGTGAAGGCATACCTCGTGGAATCCACTGGAAACGGAAGAAGAAAGTCATGGGCTGGAATGAGTACGTTGAGTTGATGCAACTCCCGGTGAGTATAATTATACCAAAATATTTATGTATGTGTTatgtttatatgtatgtgtatatctatatgtatatgtaactgtatatgtatgtgtatatgtaactgtatatgtgatgtttatgcgaggtgtatataaaatagttattaattttagcaggaaatactattaaatacgatacaattttacacaagatatttatttatttagagaatggatatacttaaaccttgctacaacacttataggcagtgtacctaatcgtacagtagtgtagtttttagtaagtccggttcgttccacagggaaaatctttaaacaaagcttaacgttatattagtttacttttataaaaatacaaatatatatatatataagtaatattattattataaaggggggtttttaccgtttaatgactggtttgtcgattttaaaactttagtcgcagttaaaaccaaaggtaaaatattaaaaataaatacaagacttaaatttaagcgtaaagtaaataacgataatgaaattgcgaataataaaagtgcgataaataaacttgcgataattaaaaagtacgataattaaaagtgcaattaaatacaataacaataaaaatgcgataattagaagtgcaattaaatataaaataaaggaaattaaatatgaaataaacgaattatgcttatttaaacttccgtaatcatgatgtttgacgtgttgattttagttttatgcctatgggttaattgtcctttgtcctggattatttaatatgcccgtctggtttttgtccataacagtccatcagtcagaaatataaagtgcgagtatcctcgtcaaattatccttatacccgaagttaaatattccaactaattggggacttaaactgtaacaagattttaatactttgtttaataattacaccaggatgtcgactgagtgtaacccaaggttttaatattttgttatcaattataccaagtgtccttgtacataatttcacccctgttttaattattctagtggctattaatccattcccgtgtccggttaaatgaacgattattcgtacatataaataccccgcccatcgtatccgatcgagtgtatatggtaatttatagggacgcccaattgtaaatctttatattaacattaacaaactatcatttagttaaacaaatataaagcccattaatagcccatagtctaatttccacaagtgtcgttcttttgtccaaaccccaattatggtacaaagcccaattacccaattttagtaattagcccaacatcatgattacttcgttttaaataagcataataatagcttagctacgagacattaaattaaaaaggttgaacataacttacaatgattaaaaatagcgtagcgttacacggacagaatttcgacttacacccttacaacattcgctaacatacccttattattagaattataat comes from Rutidosis leptorrhynchoides isolate AG116_Rl617_1_P2 chromosome 4, CSIRO_AGI_Rlap_v1, whole genome shotgun sequence and encodes:
- the LOC139840078 gene encoding protein NSP-INTERACTING KINASE 2-like, whose protein sequence is MNNLDIVFCCLAFLFTSCPSFANSLLSPKGVNFEVQALMNIKNGFKDPHSVLNWDGDAVDPCSWTMITCSPDKLVFGLGSPSQNLSGYLSPSIVNLTNLQTVLLQNNQILGPIPIELGRLPKLQTLDLSNNMFTGEIPSSLANIKSLQYLRLNNNSLTGPVPQALANMTQLTFLDLSFNNLSGPVPKFMAKTFNIMGNPIICATGMEQDCKGTTPTQMSLPLTTQQKSQPSVTTKTNKMALAMGTTLGCFCLLFFGFGFVFWWRRRYNQQVFFDINEQYREEVCMGNLRRFQFRELQTATKNFTSKNILGKGGFGIVYKGLLSDGTVVAVKRLKDGNAVGGEIQFQTEVEMISLAVHRNLLRLYGFCMTSSERLLVYPYMSNGSVASRLKAKPALDWTTRKRIALGAARGLLYLHEQCDPKIIHRDVKAANILLDDYCEAVVGDFGLAKLLDHHDSHVTTAVRGTVGHIAPEYLSTGQSSEKTDVFGFGILLLELITGQRALEFGKSANQKGAMLDWVKKIHHESKLDMLVDKDLKSNYDRIELEEMVQVALLCTQYLPSQRPKMSEVARMLEGDGLAEKWEVSQRAESNRERANEFLSSERYSDLTDDSSLLAQAMELSGPR
- the LOC139840331 gene encoding F-box/FBD/LRR-repeat protein At1g13570 isoform X2, with the protein product MHTELPLGEDYISDLPQSIIEIILTRLPLLDVVRTSILSSKWRYKWATLTQLEFDDKCVLGTHDRSLAETNLAKFVTRFLLLHDGPIHRFTLSTAYLQSSPDVDQWLLFLSRKDVKELVLELGEGEWFRAPSCLYLCKKLVRLELVRCELDPPLSFKGFLYLKHLNLQQVIIAPDAIENLISSCPLLESLTLSYFDSLELTIRAPNLKYLILEGEFKDICLENTPMLVALSVAMYMTDDIAEHFGQSSSCNFDKFLGAVPSLQRLIGHIYFTKYMSIGNTLTKTQITYRQLKVIELYQVSFEDMKEIMVVLRLILNAPNLQELQISGSSNSSSATEASDLDFWENECPRDCTFERLKIVKMTDMSGVPHEMGFIEFLLGNSPVLEIMSITPSVYVTDGSINLLIELLKFKRASAEAKILFVPEQV
- the LOC139840331 gene encoding F-box/FBD/LRR-repeat protein At1g13570 isoform X1, yielding MHTELPLGEDYISDLPQSIIEIILTRLPLLDVVRTSILSSKWRYKWATLTQLEFDDKCVLGTHDRSLAETNLAKFVTRFLLLHDGPIHRFTLSTAYLQSSPDVDQWLLFLSRKDVKELVLELGEGEWFRAPSCLYLCKKLVRLELVRCELDPPLSFKGFLYLKHLNLQQVIIAPDAIENLISSCPLLESLTLSYFDSLELTIRAPNLKYLILEGEFKDICLENTPMLVALSVAMYMTDDIAEHFGQSSSCNFDKFLGAVPSLQRLIGHIYFTKVKSFCYFSLLFVDFVNGFSNYSFLQYMSIGNTLTKTQITYRQLKVIELYQVSFEDMKEIMVVLRLILNAPNLQELQISGSSNSSSATEASDLDFWENECPRDCTFERLKIVKMTDMSGVPHEMGFIEFLLGNSPVLEIMSITPSVYVTDGSINLLIELLKFKRASAEAKILFVPEQV